One segment of Panicum virgatum strain AP13 chromosome 3K, P.virgatum_v5, whole genome shotgun sequence DNA contains the following:
- the LOC120700010 gene encoding uncharacterized protein LOC120700010 gives MDYLNASLLLEKLVAVSMGEHMINCIPIDTSILLMLMKTNGYLYRYLIGNHTSLLPLHNRSTVFMEFFDYINFYIPNFKRELKGKVENYMPYRKMWVIMASNNSYMIEWLKYQDRLAGKQVSGKWYEFLRIVRNVICHKMKLLMNGKVYQAAEVENMLQAIFPALLPNIQEFLWKEGCLRDFNMETYFMHRKITKWSLNKRGH, from the coding sequence ATGGACTATCTAAATGCATCATTACTGTTGGAGAAATTGGTGGCTGTTTCAATGGGAGAGCACATGATAAATTGCATCCCTATAGATACCAGCATACTATTGATGTTAATGAAGACGAATGGCTATCTGTATCGTTACCTGATTGGTAACCATACCAGCTTGTTGCCGCTTCACAACAGATCAACTGTGTTTATGGAATTTTTTGACTACATCAACTTCTACATACCAAATTTCAAAAGAGAGCTGAAGGGCAAGGTTGAGAACTATATGCCATACCGCAAAATGTGGGTTATTATGGCTTCCAACAACAGCTATATGATTGAGTGGCTTAAGTATCAGGATCGACTTGCAGGAAAACAGGTCAGCGGCAAGTGGTATGAATTTCTGCGGATTGTACGGAATGTGATATGCCACAAGATGAAATTGCTGATGAATGGGAAGGTCTACCAAGCAGCAGAAGTTGAAAATATGTTGCAGGCCATCTTCCCAGCGTTGCTACCCAATATTCAGGAGTTTCTTTGGAAGGAAGGCTGTTTGAGAGATTTCAATATGGAGACATACTTCATGCACAGGAAAATCACAAAGTGGTCACTGAATAAGAGAGGCCACTGA